A single window of Leptolyngbya ohadii IS1 DNA harbors:
- a CDS encoding nitrate reductase associated protein yields MPCDTETEIQEYRSHLRQLVQTRSGETPSDLPIDPHPDWQNATQIPESVQAQSESVGVPLTLEQWASLTAMQRFALIKLSRSQHENKNFLPALREFNLATV; encoded by the coding sequence ATGCCCTGCGACACTGAGACAGAAATTCAGGAATACCGATCGCATCTCCGCCAACTCGTCCAAACCCGCTCCGGCGAAACCCCCTCCGACCTGCCGATCGACCCCCATCCCGACTGGCAAAACGCCACGCAAATTCCCGAAAGCGTCCAGGCACAAAGCGAGTCCGTCGGCGTACCGCTCACCCTTGAACAGTGGGCGAGTTTAACCGCCATGCAGCGATTTGCCCTGATTAAGCTGAGCCGATCGCAGCACGAAAACAAAAACTTCCTGCCCGCCCTGCGCGAATTTAACCTGGCGACGGTATGA
- the hetZ gene encoding heterocyst differentiation protein HetZ has protein sequence MHKLQCANVVSLFQREKPSNGVEAIFQILFQELQEATRAPASQCRAVADRLSEEVSRICSESQRIQASGEVETWSTTLARHRLKQCLKYYELGSHRGRIELHSTLSAVVYRYITPPQVQSSYQARLTLIEDFLQGFYIESMNAFRRENQLPATYRPRTLLELAEYMAFTERYGKRRIPLPGRRSQQLIILRAQTFSQQQPPETMVDIEQAAEGSLNEGDSSRSLVSMPQVREQMVAQEPELQEDTLRNTVIAELMNYLEERQQQDCADYFALRLKDLPTSEIEEILGLTARQRDYLQQRFKYHLIRFALSHQWELVHQWLEADLERNFGLTPQQWQQFIDRLTPRQQDLLAHKQSGMADNAIAQTLGITPTQLQKQWSKLLEQAWEIRNNLVSGAGTSTDE, from the coding sequence ATGCACAAGCTTCAGTGTGCGAACGTTGTGTCGCTCTTCCAGCGGGAAAAGCCTAGTAATGGCGTGGAGGCAATTTTTCAGATCCTATTTCAGGAACTTCAGGAAGCTACCCGTGCCCCTGCATCCCAATGTCGGGCGGTTGCCGATCGGCTCAGTGAAGAGGTGTCGCGGATCTGCTCCGAAAGCCAGCGGATTCAGGCATCCGGCGAAGTCGAAACCTGGTCTACTACCCTTGCCCGACATCGACTCAAACAGTGTCTCAAATACTATGAGCTAGGATCTCACCGGGGCAGAATCGAGCTACACAGTACGTTAAGTGCAGTCGTCTACCGCTACATTACGCCGCCACAGGTTCAGTCCAGCTATCAAGCAAGGCTGACGCTGATCGAGGACTTTTTGCAGGGCTTCTATATCGAGTCGATGAATGCCTTTCGGCGGGAAAACCAGTTACCTGCCACCTATCGTCCCCGAACCCTGCTGGAACTGGCGGAGTATATGGCTTTTACCGAGCGATACGGCAAACGCCGGATTCCCCTGCCCGGTCGTCGCAGTCAGCAGCTGATCATCCTGCGGGCACAGACTTTCTCGCAGCAGCAGCCGCCCGAAACGATGGTAGACATTGAACAGGCAGCGGAAGGGTCGCTGAACGAAGGCGATAGCTCCCGTAGCCTGGTGTCCATGCCCCAGGTCAGGGAACAAATGGTGGCACAGGAGCCAGAATTGCAGGAAGATACGCTGCGAAACACAGTCATAGCGGAACTGATGAATTATCTGGAGGAGCGACAGCAGCAGGATTGCGCCGACTATTTTGCCCTGAGGCTCAAAGACCTGCCCACCAGCGAAATCGAGGAAATCTTAGGGCTGACTGCCCGCCAGCGGGATTACTTGCAGCAGCGGTTTAAGTACCATTTGATTCGCTTTGCCCTGTCCCATCAGTGGGAGCTGGTTCACCAGTGGCTCGAAGCCGACCTGGAGCGCAACTTTGGACTCACGCCGCAGCAGTGGCAGCAGTTCATCGATCGCCTGACGCCCCGTCAGCAAGACCTTCTGGCGCATAAGCAATCCGGCATGGCAGACAACGCGATCGCCCAGACACTTGGCATCACCCCTACCCAGTTACAGAAACAGTGGTCTAAATTACTTGAACAAGCCTGGGAAATTCGCAACAATTTAGTATCCGGAGCAGGGACGTCTACTGATGAATAA
- the rnc gene encoding ribonuclease III yields MLADPRRQKQLQQLILKLGLSAESPVNWALLDRALTDPTASPTANYERLEFVGDAVVKLTAGEFLYQQYPDVSEGELSAIRSILVSDRLLAQIAQAYGIDRYLILSSSALADHAGQETRLAAALEAMLAALYLSTHDLRLIHPWLDGHLLSLAEEIRRDPALQNYKGALQNLTQNQHQILPEYRVTELNPTSGSSDRFAAEVWVNGQCWGRGKGQSKKTAEQAAAQEAFLALSRSSY; encoded by the coding sequence GTGCTTGCCGATCCTCGCCGCCAAAAACAGCTTCAGCAGCTGATTCTTAAACTGGGACTTTCCGCCGAGAGTCCGGTGAACTGGGCATTACTCGATCGCGCCCTCACCGATCCCACGGCTTCCCCGACGGCAAACTACGAGCGGCTAGAATTTGTGGGCGATGCGGTGGTTAAACTCACAGCCGGAGAATTCCTCTATCAGCAATATCCTGATGTGTCTGAAGGCGAACTGTCCGCCATTCGCAGCATTCTGGTAAGCGATCGCCTCTTGGCACAAATTGCCCAGGCATACGGCATCGATCGGTATCTCATTCTTTCTAGTAGTGCGTTAGCCGATCACGCAGGACAAGAAACCCGTCTGGCTGCTGCCCTGGAAGCCATGCTTGCCGCCCTCTACCTAAGTACGCACGATTTGCGGCTGATTCACCCCTGGCTCGACGGTCATTTGCTGTCGCTGGCGGAAGAGATTCGTCGCGATCCTGCCCTGCAAAACTACAAAGGCGCACTGCAAAACCTAACCCAAAACCAGCATCAGATTCTACCGGAGTACCGGGTAACAGAGTTGAATCCTACGTCTGGCAGCAGCGATCGCTTTGCCGCAGAGGTTTGGGTTAACGGTCAATGCTGGGGGCGAGGAAAAGGACAGTCTAAAAAAACAGCAGAGCAGGCAGCCGCACAAGAAGCGTTCCTTGCCCTTAGTAGGTCGTCGTATTGA
- a CDS encoding nitrate reductase associated protein has protein sequence MLKSCVRFAFPSPPLPCKDGAILTAMQRFALIKLSRSQHENKNFLPALREFNLATV, from the coding sequence CTGCTGAAATCATGCGTACGCTTCGCCTTTCCCTCTCCCCCGCTCCCCTGTAAAGATGGGGCGATTTTAACCGCCATGCAGCGATTTGCCCTGATTAAGCTGAGCCGATCGCAGCACGAAAACAAAAACTTCCTGCCCGCCCTGCGCGAATTTAACCTGGCGACGGTATGA